In Phragmites australis chromosome 17, lpPhrAust1.1, whole genome shotgun sequence, the following are encoded in one genomic region:
- the LOC133897939 gene encoding small ribosomal subunit protein uS12m: MPTKNQLIRHGREEKRRTDRTRASDQCPQKQGVCLRVLTRTPKKPNSALRKIAKVRLSNRHDIFAHIPGEGHNSLEHSIVLVRGGRVKDSPGVKSHRIRGVKDLLGIPDRRKGISKYGAERPKSK; the protein is encoded by the coding sequence ATGCCTACAAAAAATCAATTGATTCGTCATGGTAGAGAAGAAAAACGGCGCACGGACCGTACTCGAGCTTCGGATCAATGTCCCCAGAAGCAAGGAGTATGCCTGCGTGTTTTGACGAGAACACCAAAAAAACCTAATTCAGCTCTACGTAAGATAGCAAAAGTACGGTTGAGCAATCGACATGATATATTTGCTCACATTCCAGGCGAAGGTCATAATTCGCTGGAACATTCTATAGTCTTAGTCAGAGGAGGTAGAGTGAAAGATTCGCCAGGTGTGAAATCCCATCGTATTCGAGGAGTCAAGGATTTGCTGGGAATTCCAGATCGTAGAAAGGGAATATCTAAATATGGTGCAGAAAGACCAAAATCGAAATGA
- the LOC133897940 gene encoding NADH-ubiquinone oxidoreductase chain 3, translated as MSEFAPICIYLVINPLVSSIPLGVPFPFASNSSTYPEKLSAYECGSDPFGDAKSCFDIRIYPVPILFIIPDPEVTFSFPWAVPTNKIDLFGSWSMMAFLLILTIGSLYE; from the coding sequence ATGTCGGAATTTGCACCTATTTGTATCTATTTAGTGATCAATCCGCTAGTTTCTTCGATTCCACTCGGTGTTCCTTTTCCATTTGCTTCCAATAGTTCGACCTATCCAGAAAAATTGTCGGCCTACGAATGTGGTTCCGATCCCTTCGGTGATGCCAAAAGTTGTTTCGATATACGAATTTATCCGGTtcctattttatttattatccCTGATCCCGAAgtcaccttttcttttccttgggCAGTACCTACTAACAAGATTGATCTGTTTGGATCTTGGTCCATGATGGCCTTTTTATTGATTTTGACGATTGGATCTCTCTATGAATGA